Proteins from a genomic interval of Thermoanaerobaculia bacterium:
- a CDS encoding DUF2892 domain-containing protein has product MASKNIARWERILRILVGIAMIAVATSGAVEGILRVGLLLFSWVPLATGALGWDPIYALLRIGSLRE; this is encoded by the coding sequence ATGGCATCCAAAAACATCGCACGCTGGGAGCGAATCCTGCGCATCCTGGTCGGAATCGCCATGATCGCGGTGGCGACCTCCGGCGCCGTGGAGGGGATCCTGCGGGTCGGCCTGCTGCTGTTTTCCTGGGTTCCCCTTGCTACCGGTGCCCTCGGCTGGGATCCGATATACGCTCTGTTGCGTATCGGATCCCTGCGCGAGTGA
- the deoC gene encoding deoxyribose-phosphate aldolase, producing MSGRAPLRTLNYGPLPSSESVRVDAVGIEERAAALAKRSIKKEAKRAGIRLAISMIDLTTLEGKDSEGKVLQLCQKARHPLPGDASVPAVAAVCVYPNFVAVARRGLAGTPIQVASVATGFPSGLVPLPVKLDETRRAVEFGADEVDMVIDRGAFLSGDFARVADEISAVKEACGRAHLKVILETGELLTYDNVRRASDLAIAAGADFIKTSTGKIQPAATPGVVLVMLEAIRDHYLATGRKIGMKPAGGVRTTKQALHMLVLVKETLGDAWLTPGLFRIGASTLTNDLLMQLVKESTGAYQSADYFSND from the coding sequence ATGTCAGGTCGAGCACCGCTGCGCACGTTGAATTACGGGCCCCTACCTTCGTCCGAGAGCGTCAGGGTCGATGCCGTCGGCATCGAGGAGCGCGCCGCCGCGCTCGCCAAGCGCTCGATCAAGAAAGAGGCCAAGCGCGCCGGAATCCGGCTGGCGATTTCGATGATCGATCTGACTACGCTCGAAGGCAAGGACTCGGAGGGCAAGGTCCTGCAGCTCTGCCAGAAGGCGCGCCACCCCCTGCCGGGCGACGCGAGCGTCCCGGCGGTCGCCGCGGTCTGCGTCTACCCCAACTTCGTGGCCGTCGCCCGCCGCGGGCTCGCCGGGACACCCATCCAGGTCGCCTCGGTCGCGACCGGCTTCCCGTCCGGGCTCGTGCCGCTGCCCGTGAAGCTCGATGAGACCCGGCGGGCCGTCGAGTTTGGCGCCGACGAAGTAGACATGGTCATCGACCGTGGCGCTTTCCTCTCGGGCGACTTCGCCCGGGTCGCCGACGAGATCTCCGCCGTGAAGGAGGCCTGCGGCCGGGCTCACCTCAAGGTGATCCTCGAAACCGGCGAGCTCCTGACCTACGACAACGTCCGCCGCGCCTCGGACCTGGCGATCGCCGCCGGGGCCGATTTCATCAAGACCTCGACCGGCAAGATCCAACCTGCGGCGACGCCCGGAGTCGTCCTGGTGATGCTCGAAGCAATTCGTGACCACTACCTCGCCACCGGCCGAAAGATCGGCATGAAGCCTGCCGGCGGTGTGCGCACGACGAAGCAGGCGCTGCACATGCTGGTGCTGGTCAAGGAGACCCTGGGGGACGCCTGGCTCACTCCCGGCCTCTTCCGCATCGGAGCGTCGACGCTCACCAACGATCTCCTGATGCAGTTGGTCAAGGAATCCACGGGCGCCTATCAGAGTGCGGACTACTTCTCGAACGACTGA
- a CDS encoding PilZ domain-containing protein, with product MYRQPRSGFSRVPFIQACTVTWDGLETACLVCNISILGVYLHLEAPLERRREVTLRFQLADGGPEIEAAAVVTWVNEIPPEGATGLPLGCGLRFLRVAADDLRRIAALVAAYVAAPQEHAGVGVGQPFTGRVRIPFIATCTLTGRFGIRHASLCNLSVLGVYVALEDMPALGARGRISFHLPRASEEFRAEVRVCWQNPEFPARAHALPPGCGLCFENLEPKQEDLLRSLVAEYQRNLVHSARAAGAEGTAGATGTAR from the coding sequence GTGTATCGCCAACCCCGCAGCGGCTTCAGCCGCGTCCCCTTCATCCAGGCCTGCACCGTCACCTGGGACGGCCTCGAGACCGCCTGTCTGGTCTGCAACATTTCGATCCTCGGCGTCTACCTGCACCTCGAGGCGCCGCTCGAGCGCCGCCGCGAAGTGACGTTGCGCTTTCAGCTCGCCGACGGTGGCCCGGAGATCGAGGCCGCGGCCGTGGTCACCTGGGTGAACGAGATCCCTCCCGAAGGCGCGACCGGTCTGCCGCTGGGCTGCGGGCTGCGCTTCTTGCGGGTTGCCGCTGACGACCTGCGGCGCATCGCGGCGCTGGTCGCGGCCTACGTCGCCGCTCCCCAGGAGCACGCCGGAGTCGGTGTCGGCCAGCCGTTCACCGGCCGGGTGCGGATTCCGTTCATCGCTACCTGCACGCTCACCGGCAGGTTCGGCATCCGGCACGCAAGCCTCTGCAACCTGAGCGTCCTCGGGGTCTACGTGGCGCTCGAGGATATGCCGGCGTTGGGCGCCCGCGGCCGGATCTCGTTCCATCTCCCGCGCGCCAGCGAAGAGTTCCGCGCCGAGGTTCGGGTCTGTTGGCAGAACCCCGAGTTTCCGGCGCGCGCCCACGCGCTGCCACCGGGTTGCGGCCTCTGTTTCGAGAACCTCGAACCGAAACAGGAGGACCTGCTGCGCAGCCTGGTCGCCGAGTATCAGCGCAACCTGGTGCACTCCGCCAGGGCTGCGGGCGCCGAGGGTACCGCCGGAGCTACCGGCACGGCCCGCTGA
- a CDS encoding single-stranded DNA-binding protein has protein sequence MTRRLAGAAGALDFAPPVAFVYNPLVYAREPLELYLERWGRGPKELLFVGMNPGPFGMMQTGVPFGEIGMVRDWLGIEGAVSRPPAEHPKRPVQGFACRRSEVSGARLWGWARSRFGTPERFFARAFVWNWCPLGFLEAGGRNLTPEKLPRVERAAIEAVCDAALAEVVAVLAVRRVVAVGAVAEAAVRRAIGNDAAGSEDRKAGSAGAPTVTRIPHPSPASPSAHHDWAGQVDAALRAAGIGLDDAGGLSGPCR, from the coding sequence CTGACGCGGCGCCTCGCCGGCGCGGCCGGCGCGCTCGACTTCGCGCCGCCGGTAGCGTTCGTCTACAACCCGCTGGTCTACGCCCGCGAACCGCTCGAGCTCTATCTCGAGCGCTGGGGGCGCGGCCCGAAGGAGCTCCTGTTCGTCGGCATGAACCCCGGCCCGTTCGGCATGATGCAGACCGGCGTGCCGTTCGGCGAGATCGGCATGGTGCGCGACTGGCTCGGCATCGAGGGCGCCGTCTCGCGTCCGCCCGCCGAACACCCGAAGCGCCCGGTGCAGGGCTTCGCCTGCCGGCGCAGCGAGGTCTCGGGGGCGCGCCTCTGGGGCTGGGCGCGGTCCCGATTCGGCACGCCGGAGCGCTTCTTCGCCCGCGCTTTCGTCTGGAACTGGTGTCCGCTCGGATTCCTCGAGGCGGGTGGAAGAAACCTGACGCCCGAGAAGCTGCCACGCGTCGAACGCGCCGCCATCGAGGCGGTCTGCGACGCCGCCCTCGCCGAAGTCGTGGCGGTGCTCGCGGTACGCCGCGTCGTCGCCGTCGGAGCGGTCGCCGAAGCAGCCGTCCGCCGGGCAATCGGAAATGACGCGGCTGGCTCGGAGGATCGGAAGGCCGGTTCCGCAGGAGCTCCGACGGTGACGCGGATCCCGCACCCCAGCCCGGCCTCCCCCTCCGCCCATCACGACTGGGCGGGTCAGGTCGACGCGGCACTGCGGGCGGCCGGGATCGGGTTGGACGACGCCGGCGGGCTCAGCGGGCCGTGCCGGTAG
- a CDS encoding peptidylprolyl isomerase encodes MRHPAPALALRSLLLLACLGSPLVAQASPPAPAPESAAPVVVRLETELGAIDLEIDLVRAPLSAANFLRYVDAGRYDGGRFHRTVRPDTETRPDVPIAVVQAGVAPLRQTEDFPPVPLERTRDTGLRHLAGTLSMARGTPDSATSDFFVCLEDSPVLDFGGARNPDGQGFAAFGRVTSGLDVVRKIQASPATDQSLTPPVAIVRAFRRP; translated from the coding sequence ATGAGACACCCGGCGCCTGCCCTCGCTCTCCGGAGCCTCCTGCTGCTCGCCTGCCTGGGCAGTCCCCTGGTCGCCCAGGCGTCGCCGCCGGCACCGGCACCGGAGAGCGCCGCGCCTGTCGTCGTCCGCCTCGAAACGGAGCTGGGCGCGATCGACCTCGAGATCGACCTCGTCCGCGCCCCGCTCTCGGCGGCGAACTTCCTGCGCTACGTCGACGCCGGGCGCTACGACGGCGGGCGCTTCCATCGCACGGTTCGGCCGGACACCGAGACGCGCCCCGACGTGCCGATCGCGGTCGTGCAGGCCGGCGTCGCGCCGCTGCGGCAGACGGAGGACTTCCCGCCGGTGCCCCTCGAGCGCACCCGCGACACCGGCCTCCGCCACCTCGCCGGGACGCTCTCGATGGCCCGCGGCACTCCCGACAGCGCGACCTCCGACTTCTTCGTCTGTCTCGAGGACTCGCCCGTTCTCGACTTCGGCGGCGCGAGGAATCCCGACGGCCAGGGCTTCGCGGCGTTCGGCCGGGTGACGAGCGGCCTCGACGTGGTGCGGAAGATCCAGGCCTCACCGGCAACCGACCAGAGCCTCACGCCGCCGGTCGCCATCGTTCGCGCCTTCCGCCGTCCCTGA
- a CDS encoding aldehyde dehydrogenase family protein, whose translation MPKDAPIVLEGAARVQAERPALEFGGAWEYSPAPESTSHVKLEKRYELFIGGKFVAPSSGRYFETVNPATEKVLAEVAEAGEADVEVAVRAAEAGFKVWSKLAPLERGKYLYRIARLLQEKAREFAILETMDGGKPIKESRDVDIPLAAAHFFYHAGWADKLHYAFPGRSAGSVRPLGVCGQIIPWNFPLLMAAWKIAPALACGNTVVLKPAETTPLTALHLAKIFQEAELPPGVVNILPGAGETGAHLVNHPRVKKIAFTGSTEVGKLIQRTTAASGKRLTLELGGKAANIVFADAALDQAVEGIVNGIYFNQGHVCCAGSRLLVEESVADTLIAKLDWRIRQLRVGDPLDKNTDVGAINSRAQLEKIREMTAYGVEEGAHLHQSQCALPAKGYFFPPTYFTEVAQSHRIAREEIFGPVLAVMTFRTADEAIEKANNLAYGLSAGVWTDKGAKIFAMTKRLKAGVVWANTFNKFDPTSPFGGYKESGFGREGGLHGLEAYIDLA comes from the coding sequence ATGCCAAAGGACGCGCCGATCGTTCTGGAGGGTGCCGCGCGGGTGCAGGCCGAGCGTCCGGCGCTCGAGTTCGGCGGTGCCTGGGAGTATTCGCCGGCGCCGGAGTCGACCAGCCATGTGAAGCTGGAGAAGCGCTACGAGCTGTTCATCGGTGGCAAGTTCGTGGCGCCTTCGTCCGGCCGCTACTTCGAGACCGTGAATCCGGCGACCGAGAAGGTCCTGGCCGAGGTCGCGGAGGCGGGGGAGGCCGATGTCGAGGTAGCGGTGCGCGCCGCGGAGGCCGGATTCAAGGTCTGGTCGAAGCTCGCGCCGCTCGAACGCGGCAAGTACCTCTACCGCATCGCCCGCCTGCTGCAGGAGAAAGCGCGTGAGTTCGCCATCCTCGAGACGATGGACGGCGGCAAGCCGATCAAGGAGTCGCGCGACGTCGACATCCCGCTCGCCGCGGCGCACTTCTTCTACCACGCCGGCTGGGCCGACAAGCTGCACTACGCCTTCCCGGGACGCAGCGCCGGCTCGGTCCGGCCGCTCGGCGTCTGCGGCCAGATCATCCCGTGGAACTTCCCGCTCCTCATGGCGGCCTGGAAGATCGCGCCGGCGCTCGCCTGCGGCAACACGGTGGTTCTCAAACCGGCCGAGACGACGCCGCTCACCGCGCTCCACCTGGCGAAGATTTTCCAGGAAGCGGAGCTCCCGCCCGGAGTGGTGAACATCCTCCCGGGGGCCGGCGAGACCGGCGCGCATCTGGTCAATCATCCGCGAGTGAAGAAGATCGCCTTCACCGGATCGACCGAGGTCGGCAAGCTCATCCAGCGCACCACCGCCGCCTCCGGCAAGCGCCTGACGCTCGAGCTCGGCGGCAAGGCGGCCAACATCGTGTTTGCCGATGCCGCGCTCGACCAGGCGGTCGAAGGGATCGTCAACGGCATCTATTTCAACCAGGGGCATGTGTGCTGCGCGGGCTCGCGGCTCCTGGTCGAAGAGTCGGTGGCCGACACGCTGATCGCCAAGCTCGACTGGCGGATCCGCCAGCTCCGGGTCGGCGACCCGCTGGACAAGAACACCGACGTCGGGGCGATCAACTCGCGCGCCCAGCTCGAGAAGATCCGCGAGATGACGGCCTACGGCGTCGAAGAGGGGGCCCACCTCCACCAGTCGCAGTGCGCGCTGCCGGCGAAGGGCTACTTCTTCCCGCCGACCTACTTCACCGAGGTCGCGCAGTCGCACCGCATCGCGCGCGAGGAGATCTTCGGTCCGGTGCTGGCGGTGATGACCTTCCGCACCGCCGACGAGGCGATCGAGAAGGCCAACAACCTCGCCTACGGCCTCTCGGCCGGCGTCTGGACCGACAAGGGCGCCAAGATCTTCGCCATGACCAAGCGCCTGAAGGCCGGCGTCGTCTGGGCGAACACCTTCAACAAGTTCGACCCCACCAGCCCCTTCGGCGGCTACAAAGAGTCCGGCTTCGGCCGCGAAGGCGGCCTCCACGGCCTCGAGGCGTACATCGACCTCGCGTAA
- a CDS encoding DDE-type integrase/transposase/recombinase: MCTHLRTELVAEALEMALARRKPEDVIHHSDQGCHYTSIEFGRRCREGHVRPSMGTVGEYFDNAICESSLATLECELLDRRTFRTQVEARMSVPSHIEGFYNHRRRRSAIGNLSPMRCEVCHGDAIAAGELDSTPRFRGTEGLVEPLQGSPTSPQPAV, from the coding sequence ATGTGCACCCATCTGCGCACCGAGCTCGTCGCGGAAGCGCTCGAGATGGCGCTCGCACGGCGAAAGCCGGAGGACGTGATTCACCACTCCGATCAAGGATGCCATTACACCTCGATCGAATTTGGCAGGCGCTGCCGTGAAGGGCATGTCCGGCCATCGATGGGCACGGTCGGCGAATACTTCGACAACGCCATCTGCGAGAGCTCCCTCGCTACGCTCGAGTGCGAGCTGCTCGATCGAAGGACGTTTCGTACCCAGGTCGAGGCCCGGATGTCGGTCCCGTCCCATATCGAAGGCTTCTACAACCATCGACGCCGGCGCTCGGCGATCGGGAACCTCAGCCCGATGCGCTGCGAAGTTTGTCACGGCGATGCGATCGCAGCCGGCGAGCTCGACAGCACGCCGCGTTTCCGTGGGACCGAAGGGCTCGTGGAGCCCCTGCAGGGCTCCCCGACAAGCCCACAGCCGGCCGTATGA